From the Candidatus Deferrimicrobium sp. genome, the window AGCAGTACCTTCGCCGGCGGCGCTTCCACGTAGGCAGGGGAGGGAAAGTCCCGCCGCGCGTCGACGTCCCGCCCGGAGGCGCGTGCCGCCATGCCCACGAATTGCAGCGTCGCCGCCGTGCGCGAGAGGAGACGCCCCGTCCCTTCCATTCGGGCGACAACCGACGGGGCGTCCAGCATCGTTGCCCCGACGCTCTCCACTTCGGCGCGCAGGCTCCCCAGTGCCGCGATCAGCTCTTCCTGCGCTATCCCCGGCACCCGGGGGCCGATCCCCCCGATCCGGTTCAGCCCTCGCCCGAAACGGTTTCCCGTGATCTTCAGCAGCAGGTTCAGCGCCGCGCCGCGCAGGCGCCCGAAGTGTGCCGCTCCGAACAGGTACCCGATGTCGGTCGAGAGCCCCCCGAGGTCCCCGCAATGGTTCGATATACGCTCGATCTCGAGCGCGACGGCGCGCCATCGCTCCGCGGACGGATCCGCGGGGTTTCCAGTGATCGCTTCGAGGAGGCGGGCGCACGCGGTCGAGTGCCCCACCGCGGTGTCCCCGGAGATCGATTCGGACAGGAGGATCCTCCCCATCCCCGGGCTGCCGGGGAAAAGCGATTCGATTCCCTTGTGCTGGTAGCCGAGGCGGATCTCGAGATTCTGGATCGTCTCTCCGGCGCAGGAAAAGCGGAAGTGCCCCGGTTCGATGACCCCGGCATGCACGGGCCCTACCGCCACCTCGTGGATCCCCTCGCCCCGCACTTGGAGGAACCGGTATCCTCGGCGGGCATCGGGGGCGGGCGCGCCCACGGACCGCAGCGGGAAGGACCTCTTCGGCCATCCTTCGTGGAAGCGGAGGGGATTGAGCTCGGGGTGACCTTCCGGCACCAGGCCGAACAGGTCGTAGATCTCCCGCTCGAACAAGTGCGCTCCGGGGCAGACGTCGGTGAACGTCCGGAAGGAGCGCGGGGAAGTCTCCACGCAGGCGTGGACGAACCGGCCCGGGACGGATCCCCCGGCGACCGCGTGAAGCAGGAATCGCCCTGAAGAGTACTCCTCCGCGAACAGAGCGAGGAGGCGGTTATTCCCTCCGGAGGTTTCCCGGAGGAACGCGCGGAACGCTTCCTCTGTCCGCGGGGCGGATTTGCCGAGTTCGAACGTGTGGACGCAGTGCATCGCCTTGTTCCTTTCGCCGGTCAGGAGAACGCGATCACGGTGGAGAGCCGCTCCAGAGTCTTGTACAGGCCCGCCGGGACGTGGAGCCCCAGCCAGAGGGACGCCAGCAGCAGGACGCACGCCGGGAGGAGGCACCACAGTTCCGGGACGGCAAGTTTTCTCGGCACGCCTTCCCCGAAGACCATGTCGCTGCCGTACATGAGGAAGGAGCCGAAGAGGATGGCGAGCAGGACGAGGTACGCGAGGGAAACGGCCATGTGCCCGCCCGCGATCCCCCCGACGAGGATGCCGAACTCGCTCCAGAAGGCGCCGAACGGCGGAGAGCCCGTAATCGCGAGGATCCCCCCGAACAGCAGGACCCCGCGCAGCGGCGTCTCCCGCAGGATCCCGTGGATATGCCGGATCTTCTGCGTGCCGAACCGCAGGATGAGGTCCCCCGCGACGAGGAAGAGCAGAACCTTCGCAACCGAGTGGTTCAGCACGTGCAGCAGCGCGGCGGGCCGGGCGGCGCCACCGAACCCGATCCCGAGGACGACGATCCCCATGTTCTCGATCGAGGAAAAGGCGAGCAGGCGCTTGATGTCCCGCTGGACCGCCACGAGGAGCGCCGGGACAGCGATCGACAGGATCCCGAAGAGGATGAGCAGGGGAGAGGCGTACGGGCCGGGGATCGCCGGGGCGATCCGCAGAATGGAGAGAAGGGCGCAGTTCAGCAAAACCCCCGACAGCATCGCGGAAGCCGGCGCGGGAGCCTGGCTGTGAGCGTCCGGAAGCCACGTATGCATCGGGGCGAGCCCCATCTTGGTTCCGTACCCCACGAGAAAGAAGAGGAACGCCAGCCGCAGGAAGCGGAGGTCGAGCCGTTTCGCCGCGAGGGGGAGCGCCGTGTACGTCAACGGGACGTCGCCGGCCGCCCGCGAGAGGAAGATGATCCCGAGGAAGGCCAATGCGATCCCGACCGAGCAGATGAGCAGGTACTTCCAGGCGGCCTCCATCCCCCGGCGGTCCCCGTGCAGGTAGATGAGCGGCGCCGAGAACAGCGTCGTGGCCTCGACGGCGACCCATTGCAGGGCGAGGTGGTGGGAGCAGACTACCACGACCATCGAGAGGACGAACAGGTTGATCCACACGTGATACATCCGAACCTTGGACGGACCGATGCCCCCTCCCTCGAGCTCCCGCCGGAAATACCCGTACGAGTACACGGAGCAGAGGAAATGGACGCCGGCGACGATCAGGAGGAAGTAGGATCCGAGTTCGTCGAGCCGCAGGAGCTCGCCCCACGCCGCAACGCGGGGGGATACCCCCTGGATCACCGCGCCGGAGAGGAGTCCGGCCGATCCGAGGACGGTTCCGAGGGCGGCCTGCCAGGGCGCGCGCGACAGGAGCGCCATGATCAAACCCGCCAAGGGGGCGATAAGCAGAAGCGGGATCATCCCCTAATCCTTCAACGTGTGGATTTTCCGGACGTCCATGTGGGTGAACGCCCGCTGGATCTTGAGCATCAGGATCCCCATCAGGAAGACGGCGACGAACAGGTCGAGAAAGATTCCCAGCTCGATCGGCAGGGTAAAGTCGCTGCCCGACGCCGCGCCGAACAGGAAGATCCCGTTTTCCAGGACGACGAACCCGATCACCTG encodes:
- a CDS encoding NADH-quinone oxidoreductase subunit C — translated: MHCVHTFELGKSAPRTEEAFRAFLRETSGGNNRLLALFAEEYSSGRFLLHAVAGGSVPGRFVHACVETSPRSFRTFTDVCPGAHLFEREIYDLFGLVPEGHPELNPLRFHEGWPKRSFPLRSVGAPAPDARRGYRFLQVRGEGIHEVAVGPVHAGVIEPGHFRFSCAGETIQNLEIRLGYQHKGIESLFPGSPGMGRILLSESISGDTAVGHSTACARLLEAITGNPADPSAERWRAVALEIERISNHCGDLGGLSTDIGYLFGAAHFGRLRGAALNLLLKITGNRFGRGLNRIGGIGPRVPGIAQEELIAALGSLRAEVESVGATMLDAPSVVARMEGTGRLLSRTAATLQFVGMAARASGRDVDARRDFPSPAYVEAPPAKVLLDAGDVMARAGVRVMEMRASFDWLPGVLTGAIPPGTIATEGNAPAAGRRLIVSVEEGWRGEIVHAAIVDDESRITRFKVVDPSFRNWPGLLFAVQKNVISDFPVCNKSFNLSYSGADL
- a CDS encoding proton-conducting transporter membrane subunit translates to MIPLLLIAPLAGLIMALLSRAPWQAALGTVLGSAGLLSGAVIQGVSPRVAAWGELLRLDELGSYFLLIVAGVHFLCSVYSYGYFRRELEGGGIGPSKVRMYHVWINLFVLSMVVVVCSHHLALQWVAVEATTLFSAPLIYLHGDRRGMEAAWKYLLICSVGIALAFLGIIFLSRAAGDVPLTYTALPLAAKRLDLRFLRLAFLFFLVGYGTKMGLAPMHTWLPDAHSQAPAPASAMLSGVLLNCALLSILRIAPAIPGPYASPLLILFGILSIAVPALLVAVQRDIKRLLAFSSIENMGIVVLGIGFGGAARPAALLHVLNHSVAKVLLFLVAGDLILRFGTQKIRHIHGILRETPLRGVLLFGGILAITGSPPFGAFWSEFGILVGGIAGGHMAVSLAYLVLLAILFGSFLMYGSDMVFGEGVPRKLAVPELWCLLPACVLLLASLWLGLHVPAGLYKTLERLSTVIAFS